CGCTGGCGGTCATGCGCATGCTCGACGCGACCGGAATCGCCATGGAAGGGAAGGAAGCGGTGATTGTCGGCCATAGCGAGCTGGTCGGGAAGCCGCTGAGTTTGATGTTACTCGACCGCCAAGCGACCGTGACCATCTGCCACATCGCCACCGCGCGACGCGGGCTCCTGGCCGAGCACACCCGGCGCGCGGAAATCTTGGTGGTCGCGGTCGGGTCGCCGGAAGTCATCAAGGGGGAGTGGATTCGGCCAGACGCCGCCGTCATTGATGTCGGCATCAATCAAGTCGGCAAGCAAATTGTCGGCGATGTGGAATACATTCCCGCCCGGGAACGGGCAGCCTTTATTACGCCGGTTCCTGGCGGGGTCGGCCCCGTCACCGTAGCGATGCTCATGCAGAACACGCTGAAGGCGTTCGAGGCGCAGACGACGACCAATCTCAATCCTTAAGAAGGTTCTTCTTCGAGCTGCACGGAAATTTGTAGCGGTTTCCCATTCCGCAAGACGGAAAACGCTACGGTATCTCCGACACGATACCCATGCATGGCTTGGCCGAAGCTAGCGGCGTCGCGCACTTGTTGAGCGCCAATCCCGACAATCAGGTCGCCAGGCGAGCGACTCGCCATGTACATATCGTGGGCGATGACTAAAGGCATGGCAAACACACCCACCGGAGACATGGCCAAGATGACCAGAGCGGTTCGCACCAACTCGTTCGACTGCGGGGGAGGAGTATTCGCGCCTTCAAACCCGGCCCGCGCGGCCGGACTGCCGGGAATCACATCGAGCACTTTCACCCCGACCGCGCCTTCTTCGGCGGTGGCGTAGAGTACCCCGAGATAGGTGCGCGGTGCCGTCGCTTCTTGGGAGTTGGCCTCTATTGGTGGAGGCGAGATGCGCGATTGCTCTGACACGGAGTCTCGCGCGGGTTCGTACGGAGCCTCCGGCGGGGGAAATGACGAAGACGCTGACGAATCTACTGGCGGAACTTCGGCAGGTGTAGGCGCGGCTTCCTGCACTGGAGGAATTTCCAACACCTGGGGAGCCCCAAGCGATTGCCGCCCTGGGCTCTGATCCGTAGTTTCTTCTATAGGGGTGTCGGCATAACGCGGCTCTCTCGCCATGCCTATAATGGGCAAGCCCCAGAGCAGCATGCCGATCAGCATCTGACACGACCGCTTCCGCGCGTTCATCAGCAGCATGGTTTTCTCCTCGTGGGGGCTGGTTACGTTCGGAACCTCGTCATTATCGGCAAGCTGCAGCACAAGTGCAAGTCAGACTCCTTCGGCTGCGGTGCTGTTTACGCAGGTCGAAACTTCACCAACGTCATTTCCGGCGTGACATCGTCGAACATGGCCACCACCGGCATCCCGATTCGCACGGCCTCGGGCTTGCATCCGGCGATGTTGGTCGTCAGACGCGGCCCCTCGTCCAACTCGACGATGGCGATGACGTACGGCACCTCTTCGGCAAAAGCGTGGTGGGTGGCCTGTTGGGCAATCGTAAACGAATAAACCGCGCCTTTTCCGGAGACTTTGATCCACTGCAGGTCGGGAGCCAAACACTCGGGACAGAGTTCGCGCGGATAAAAAATATGCGCGCCGCAGCTTCCGCAATGTTGAATCTGCAACTCGTGGCGTTTCGCCGCCTCCCAAAACGGCTTTGAGGCCGGGGTCGGGTGCGGCAAGGGTTTTTTATAGTCGGACATAAAATTACTCCTTCGGATAGGCTGCAGGCTTAAGGCTAAAGGGGGAATTCCCTAAAGCCTATAGCCTATGGCCTACAGCCTGTTTTGCTAATTGCTCTACTGAATCCCTAAAATGAGGCTGCATTGTTCGCTCATGATGCCGCCATTGCCATTGACGTAGCCGATCGTGGCATCCTGCACTTGCCGTCCCTCGCCACGCCCCATCAACTGACGCACGCCTTCGATCACATGGCTCATGCCACCGGCTAATCCAGGTTGACCGTAGGATAATTGCCCACCGTGGGTATTGCTGGGGAAGTCGCCTTTGTAAGAGAGGTCGTGTTCCTCCACGAAGCGACCGCCCTCCCCTTTTTTACAGAACCCCGCGTCTTCGAGCGTCACGAGGACCGTGATGGTGTAGCAATCGTACGGCTGTACGAAGTCCATCTCTTTGGGAGTCGCACCAGCCATGGCAAAAGCCGCCTCGGCGGCAGGTTTCACCAGCGACGTTGTCAGGCTCGGAGCACGAGTAATACCGCAGTGGCCGCCAGCTTCACCAGCGCCGAGCAGATACACGGGGCGATGGGGGCCTTGTTTCGCACGCTCCGCACTGGTGACGATGAACGCCCCACCACCAGAACATGGACTCACGATTTCTAGTAAATGTAACGGATCGACGATCATACGCGAATTCAACACATCGTCGATAGTAATCTCTTTAGTGCCGAACATGGCGGCGGGATTTTTACAGGCATTCTTGCGTTGATCGACAGCGACCTTGGCCATCTGTTGCGGCGTGGTGCCGAATTCGTGCATATGCCGCTGGGCAATCAGCGCATATCCGGGATTGGCGGCGATCAACCCATATGGCGCATCGAACTCGGCATCCATGCGCGGGAACGGGGGCGGCTTCAACGCCAGCATGCGATTACCCCAGGTATCGCCAACGACACAGAGGACATTGTGGCACATGCCAGCATCAATCGCCGCCGCCGCGCGCCAGACCATACCGGCGGGCGAAGCGCCGCCAAGTTCGACCTGATTGAAATAGCGCGGCTGAAGGCGCAGGTATTCCGCCACGACCGACGGCCACAGCACGCTAAAATCGCCAAAGGCGATGCCAGTGAGCAAGCCGTCGATATCTTTCTTTTCGAGTCCGGCGTCGGCGATAGCGTCGCGCGCGACTTCGCCAATAATGCCTAGCGCGGTTCTGTCTCCGGAACTTTTCTGCGGTTTCGTCTCCGCGAAGCCGATCACCGCCGCTTTTCCTTTAATACTCATGGTTCCCCTCCTGAAGAGTGAAGAGTTTCGTCGAGGCTGTCGCTACTCTACTCCGGGCGGACCCGGGCTGTCAAAGCACACGCAGCTTGGCACTTACAGCTTGTCGGCGGGCGGGACGGTATGACCTTGCCAGCGTAACATGGAGGCGACACGTAAGAGCGTGGTGTTCGAGGAATTCGCTCGCAGGCTTCCCAAGATCGCCAGGAGGCGGAGCGTTTCCTCAGGAGGCATATTTGATGGCTTACCATCCTGAAACCCATCACCGCCGAACGATCCGCCTGAAGGGCTACGATTACGCCCAGGCCGGGGCGTATTTCGTTACTATCTGTGCCTACCAGCGCACCTGTCTGTTCGGACATGTGGAAAACGGGACGGTGATGTTATCACAATATGGACATCTTGCCGAACAATGCTGGAAGGTCCTGTCACGTGATTTCCCCCGTGTCGAACTGGATGTCTTCGTGGTCATGCCGAATCACCTTCATGGCATTATTATTCTTACAGGTCGCCACACCGCAGGTAGGGGCGAAGCATTCGCCCGGAGACGCCAAGAGCGGCCTCAGTCTACACTCGTGAATGCTTCGCCCCTACGATCGGCACGCGGTACTCAGCCTGGATCGTTGGCAGCAATCGTGCAAAACTTCAAATCGGTTTCAACGCGGAAAATCAATCGAATACGCGCAACCCCTGCTATGCCGGTGTGGCAAGGCAACTATTACGAACACATCATCCGGGATGAAGATGAGTTATCCCGCATTCGGGAATATATCGTCAACAATCCCTTGCAATGGGCGGTGGACCGTGAGAATCCTTCCTTTAGGGCGACGCATGCGTCGCCCTTACAACATCCGAAGGACGCGCCATGGCGCGTGTGACCGAATCTGTCGTCGAAGAGGCCGCCCTGGCCTGGCTAGAAGTGCTCGGCTACACGGTGCTGCACGGCCCAGAGATCGCGCCCGGCAAGCCCGGCGCGGAACGTAGCGATGCGAACTACCGCGATGTGCTTCTCGAAGGGCGGCTACGCCAAGCGCTCGTGCGCCTGAATCCGGAGCTGCCACACGAGGCACTGGAGGAAGCCTACCGCAAGCTCATGCGGTAGCGATGCGCCGTCGCTGGTCGAGCGCAACCGCGCCCTGCACCGGCTACTGGTCGATGGCGTGACGGTCGAGTACCGCCGCGCCGATGGCTCCATTACCGGCGCTCAGGCCCGCATCATCGACTTCGCTACGCCCGACAACAACGACTGGCTGGCGGTCAACCAGTTGACGGTGTGCGAAGGGCAGAACGTGCGCCGTCCGGACGTGGTGCTGTTCGTCAACGGACTGCCGCTGGCGGTGATCGAGCTGAAAAATCCCACCGACGAGAACGCGACGGTCGAGTCCGCAATCCAGCAGCTCCAGACCTATGAGGCACAGATTCCGGCACTGTTCACGACCAATGCCGTCTTGGTGGTCTCCGATGGTGTGCAGGCGCGCATCGGCGCGCTCGGCGCCGACAAAGAATGGTTCAAACCTTGGCGCACGATCGGCGGACACGCGGACGCGCCCGCGCACCTGCCCGAGCTGCAGGTGGTGCTGGAAGGCGTGTTCGAGAAGCGCCGCTTTCTCGACATGGTGAGACATTTCATGGTGTTCGAGGACGAGGGCGGCGGTAAGCTTACCAAGAAGATGGCCGGCTACCACCAGTTCCACGCCGTCAATGTGGCGGTGGAAGAGACGCTGCGCGCGGCACGGGCGACCTCGACGCCGGAAGTCGCAGAGCTACTGGGTCGCTACGAAGCCGGACGCCAACCGGGCGGCGAGCCCGGCGACCGGCGTGTGGGCGTGGTCTGGCATACGCAAGGCTCGGGCAAGAGTCTGACGATGGCCTTCTATGCCGGGCGGGTGATCCTGCACCCGGCGATGGCCAACCCGACCATTGTGGTGCTCACCGACCGCAACGACCTTGACGACCAGTTTTCGGGACCTTCGCGCACTGCCGAACGCCTCGTTCGTCGGCTTTACTGGCACGCCGATCGAGAAGACCGACGCCAACACCCGCGCGGTGTTCGGTAACTACATCAGCGTCTACGATATCCAGCGCGCCGTGGTCGATGGCGCCACGGTACCCATTTACTACGAGGGCCGGCTCGCGAAGCTTGAACTGAAAGCCTCGGAACGTCCGAAGATCGACCCCGAGTTCGAGGAGGCGACTGAAGGCGAGGAAGTCGCGCGCAAGGAGAAGCTCAAGAGCAAATGGGCGCAGCTCGAAGCGGTGGTTGGGTCCGAGAACCGCATCAAGCTCGTCGCCCGTGACTTGGTGGAGCACTTCGAGAAACGGCTCGAAGCCATGGACGGCAAGGCGATGGTGGTGTGTATGAGTCGTCGCATCGCCGTCGCGCTGTACCGAGCCTTGGTGGCGCTGCGTCCGGCGTGGCACGGGGAGGAAGACGAACAGGGCGCGCTCAAGGTCGTGATGACCGGCTCGGCGTCGGACCCGCTCGACTGGCAGTCGCACATCCGTAACAAGCCCCGCCGCGAGGTGCTGGCCCAACGCTTCCGCGACCCCAAGGACCCGTTTCAGATCGTCATCGTGCGTGACATGTGGCTCACCGGCTTCGATGCACCGAGCCTGCATACCATGTATGTGGACAAACCGATGCGCGGGCATGGGCTGATGCAGGCCATCGCGCGCGTCAACCGTGTGTTCAAGGACAAGCCTGGCGGACTGGTGGTGGATTATTTGGGTCTGGCCGACGAGCTGAAGCGGGCGCTGGCGACGTACACCGAGGCCGGCGGCACCGGCAAGACCGCGCTCGATCAGGCCGAAGCCGTTGCCCTGATGCTGGAGAAGTACGAGGTCTGCCTCGGGTTGTTCCATAATTTCGATCGGAGCCGGTGGGTCACAGGCACGGCCCAGGCTCGTCTTGCGCTGCTCCCGGCAGCGCAGGAACACATCCTCGCCCAAGACGACGGCAAGGCCCGGTTGCTCCAGGCCGTTGCCGAGCTGTCGCGGGCCTTTGCGCTGGCGGTGCCTCATGCGGAGGCGTTACGCATCCGCGACGGTGTCGGGTTCTTCCAAGCGGTGCGTGCCGTCCTGACCAAGAGCGTACCTGGCGAACGGAAGACAGACGAGGCACTGGACCACGCCATCCGGCAGATCGTTTCCCGGGCGGTTGTCTCCGACGAGGTCGTGGACATCTTCGCGGCTGCCGGTCTCAAGAAGCCGGACCTCTCCATCTTGTCGGACGAGTTTCTGGCCGAAGTGCGCAGCCTGCCGCAGCGTAATCTCGCCGTGGAATTGTTACAGAAGCTGCTGAGGGGAGAGATCAAGATGCGGGCGAGGCGCAACCTTGTCCAGGCGCGTTCGTTCGCCGAGCTGCTCGAGCAGGTCGTGCGCAAGAACGTCACCATCGACTGGACGATCCGCGACAACGTCCGGGCACAATTGCGCGTCTACGTGAAACGCATTCTGCGCAAATATGGCTACCCACCGGACAAGCAGGAAAAGGCAACGCGGACCGTGTTAGAGCAAGCTGAAGTATTGTCCGAAATGTGGGTGAGCACGTGACACACCCAGCGCAGGAGGTCGTAGGGGCACGGCATGCCGTGCCCCGGCTCATTTGGCAGCGTGCGTAGTATGAACCAACGCGAGCGGCATATACTGTGCCTTGTCGGTGAGCAGGATAAAAAGAGCGCACGGCTGGAAGATTCCGACTCCGTGTCGCAAAAAAAGGAGGCCCTATGAAATTCGGAGTTTTAATGTTTGCGACCGATTACGCGATCCGCCCGGACGATTTGGCGCGTGCCTGCGAAGAACGAGGCTTCGAATCGGTCTGGTTTCCGGAGCACACCCATATTCCTGCCAGCCGACGCAGCCCATGGCCGATCGGAGGAGAGCTGCCCCGAGACTACTGGCATACGCATGACCTCTTCGTCAGCCTCATGGCGGCGGCAGCGGCCACTCGCACAATTAAATTGGGCAGCGGGATTTGTCTGGTGATCGAGCGCGATCCGATTGTCCTGGCCAAGGAGGTCGCCTCGGTCGATCAGCTTTCCAACGGGCGCTTGCTCTTTGGGATTGGCGGCGGCTGGAACGCTGAGGAGATGGCACATCACGGTACCCCGTTTCAGCGGCGCTGGAAAGTGTTACGCGAACGGATCGAAGCTATGAAGGCGATCTGGACCGAAGAGGCCGCTGAATATCATGGCGAGTTCGTGAATTTCGATCCGCTCTGGAGCTATCCTAAACCGCACCAGAAGCCGCATCCGCCGATTTTGTTGGGCACGCTCTCGACCCAAGGGTTGCAGCGCGTCGTGCGTTATTGTGATGGGTGGATTCCCGCCGCCATCCAGCCCCAGGAACTCGCGGCAGCCATGCGCACCCTGCATGCTCTCGCTGAGCAGGCAGGGCGCAACCCCAGCGAGATCCCGGTCTCGATCTTTGGGATATCGGGTGAAGAGACCACCCTGCGGCAATATCAAGAACTCGGTGTCGAACGGGCGGTCTTTGCCGTGCCGTCCGAAGGGCGCGACCAGGTGTTACCGTTGTTGGACCAGTATGCCAAGTTCCTCTCCACGTTTGCTTGAACGCCAAGCCGTACGCCCCATAGCGGATCAAATGCGATCATGAGGCACTCCAGACTTCAGGCTTGTTCAGGAGCATTTCCGTAGCTACAGTTATCTCGTGCGCATCACCTTCGACCCGGCCAAGCGGGAGCGGACCTTGGCAGAACGAGGTCTGGACTTTGAAGACGCAGTGCTGGTGTTCGGGGGCGTCACCATCGAAATTGAAGACGCTCGGAAGGACTACGGTGAACGTCGGATTATCTGCTACGGACAACTCCAAGGGCGTCTGGTAGTGATCGGCTATACCCCGCGTGGCGCGGCCCGCCACATCTTCAGCATGAGGAAAGCCAATGATCGCGAAAAAGCGCGCCTCACACCCTATTTTACAATCTAATCTTGCTCGTGTAGACGCTCATGTCATCCAGCCAAGCGAGTACGAGGAGCTACCCGAACTGACTGAGGACATGCTCTCCCGAGCCAAGGTCAAGAAGGCTGGCCGTCCTCGGTCTCCTACCGTGAAGAGACTGATTTCTTTACGTCTTCCAGTAGATGTCATCGCCCGTTGGAAAGCGACCGGACCAGGTTGGCAAACTCGCATGGCCGAACGTCTAGGCAAGATCGATTGAAGCCAATCCGCACATCTGTTCAACACGTTGAGGAGGCACCATGAAACTCGGGTTAATGATGGGATACTCAGGAGCGCGGCTCAACCTGCCGCTGGAGCGCATCATCAAAGCAGAGGAACTAGGGTATGACTCGGTATGGAGCGCGGAGGCCTACGGGTCTGACGCGATCAGTCCACTCGCCTACCTCGCGGCCAAGACAAAACGTATTCGTCTCGGCACCGGCGTGATGCAGCTTGCCGGGCGCACGCCAGCCAACGCGGCCATGTGCGCCGCTACTGTCGACGCCCTCGCTGGCGAGGGTCGCTTCATCGCCGGATTGGGCGTGTCCGGACCGCAGATAGTCGAGGGGTGGTATGGGCAGCCGTGGGGCCGACCCTACTACCGCCTGCGAGATTACGTCACGATCATGCGCAAAATCTTGCAACGCGAGGAGCCGGTCACGCATGCAGGAAAAGAAATCTCGCTTCCTTACACCGGGCCAGGGTCAGTCGGCCTTGGCAAGCCGCTCAAATCCATCCTTCACATGAACGCCAAGCTCCCGATCTTTCTCGGCGTCGCCAACGAGGCCGCCGTCAAACTCTGCGCTGAGCTGTGCGACGGCTGGTTACCGCTGGGGCTCGTTCCTGGCGAGTTTCCCCGGTTTCAGCCTTGGCTTGACACCGGCTTTCGCCGCGCTGGGGGCGGTAAGTCGCTCAAGAATTTCGAGATCTTTTCCATGGTGCGAGTTGTCGTCGATCACGATGTGCGTACGGCGTTCGACCGCATGAAGCCTGACATTGCTCTTTACGTTGGCGGAATGGGCGCGAGAGAGAAGAACTTCCACAAGGACCTCATGATTCAGCAGGGATTCCCCGAAGCGGCCGCACGCATTCAGGAGCTGTACCTTGCGGGACGAAAGCAAGAGGCAATCGCCGCGGTTCCCGACGAACTGCTCGACCTCCGTGCGTTAGTGGGTCCGCCCGAGAGGATTCGCGCTCGATATCAAGCGTGGGAGAGTTCGGGTAACACCGGCCTCATCCTTCAGACCAACCAAGACGAGGCGATCGAGTTGATGGCGAAGGTAGCGGACCTCGATCCATCAGCGCGAACCTAAAGGGCCAGCGAAAATATGCCCCAGATTTCATCTGGACTGCGAAACTTACCATCGCTCAGATATTCGAGCCCTGCTTGCCGGTGTCGGAGCCCTGTTTGAGATCATCATCAGACATGATGATGTCTTTATAGCTCGCGCCTGCGGGAATCATCGGGTAGACGTTCTCCTCGGGGCGAACAATGATATCGAGCAGATAGGGCTCGTGTGGGTCCGCAAGCATCCGTTCATACGCGGCGCGGAGATCTTCTTTGCCTGACACGCGCTCCGCCTTGACGCGATACCCTTGGGCAATCGCAAGAAAGTCCGGATAGATATCTACCTCTTCAGCTCGTTTGACCGCAGTCGTGGGGTCTCCCAGGTTGCTCTCCGCCCGGCGGCCCTTATAGATCATGTCCTGCCATTGACGGACCATGCCTAGCCATTGGTTATTGATCACCACGACCTTGACGCCTATGCCGTAGCGATGACAGGTGCTCAGTTCATGGATGGTCATATTCAGACTCCCGTCACCGTCAATATCGATGACCATCCGGTCCGGACAGCCGACTTTGGCCCCGATAGCCGCAGGCAGACCAAAGCCCATCGTGCCGAACCCCGAGCTGCTGAGAAAGGAGCGTGGTTGGCGCACCTGGTAGTGTTGCATCGCCCACATCTGATGCTGTCCGACACCGAGGGTCACGAGGGCGTCGCCGTCAGTGACCTGACTGAGGAGGGCAATCGCATATTGCGGAGTGAGTTCAGGCTCGTCAACCACAGCCAACGGATACCGCTTTTTTAGATCCGTGACGTAGTTGACCCATTCTTGGTACTCACCTGGTTGCGCGGAATCGACCAACTGCCGCAACGCCGAGCGCAAATCCGCACAGATGGGCAGCGTCACTGGTTTGTTTTTATTAAGCTCGGCCCGGTCAACATCAATATGAATGATCTTGCCATGCTTGATAAATTCGCTCACTTTGCCGGTCACACGGTCATCAAAGCGTACGCCCACCGCCAACACGAGGTCGGCTTCGTTAATGGCGACGTTGGCGTACTTCGCACCGTGCATTCCGAGCACATGCAACGCTAAGGGATGATCCGGTGGAAAAGCGCCAAGACCCATGATCGTGGTGGTCACCGGACAGCCCAACTTCTCGGCGAGTTGTACTAACAAAGGACCAATGTCGGAACTGGTTACACCACCGCCCACATACAGGATCGGACGACGAGCGGCGCGGATGAGCTGACAACACACCTCAAGCTGGGAAGAAGAAATCGGCCCAATAAGCGGCTCGGGTGGGGCAATCTCAGCCGGCATCCGTGGCGGCGTGTAGTTTCCATCCGGATCGCGAGGATAATGCTGTTGGATATCCTTGGGAATGTCGATCAGCACTGGACCTGGTCGATTGCCAGCCGCTAGCGCAAAGGCCTGTTTTACTACCATTGGGATATTAGCAACGCGGTCAACAAGAAAACTCTTCTTGGTAATGGGGGTCGTAATCGCCACGATATCAACTTCTTGAAAGGCATTCTTGCCCAACAAATGGGAGGGCACGTTCCCGGTAATGGCGACGATCGGCACTGAGTCGCTGTTAGCGTCGGCAATGCCGGTCACGAGGTTGGTCGCGCCTGGACCCGAGGTTGCCAGGCAAACGCCCACTTTACCGGTAGCCCGCGCAAATCCCTCGGCGGCATGGGCTGCACCTTGTTCGTGCTCGACGCGGATGCAACGAATTCCGTACTCCTGAAGCACATCGAAAATCTCTAAATTCGCCCCGCCTGGATAGCCGAACAACACATCGACGCCTTCGAGTGTCAGAGACTGAGCAAGGAGCTGCGCCCCGCGCAACGCATGAGGGCGGTCCTCGACCCTAATCTCCGACAAAGGAGCGCCAAGGATCGTGGGCACATCCTCATAAGTGACGCGGTCCTCGCTGTCGGTAGTAGTCTGCTGGGTCACGATCGGATCGATCGTGGGCGCGTGTTGTTCGGCAGGAATCAAGGGCTTCATTGTGAAAATTCCTCGGGTGACTTATGCAGCTTGCCGTACCGCCCGAGCCGCCTCACCGACCGTAGCAAGAGCTGGTGGTTGTCCACTGCGAGCGGCAGTTTCTGTCGCCGTTGTCTTACTAGATTTTTGTCGTCAAGAATACCGGGCACTGTCGTTGGCGCTGGAACCTGCCGTTGGTCTGGCCGGTTGACCGTGAGGAGAGTGACGGGACCTTCAATAGACGACATTCGCCGCAACTGTTATTCAGAAGACGGCAGTCAAAAAGAAAGGACAACAGTATGCGCGTAGGAGCGACGATATTCGTTCAGAACTACCCGGACTGGGATCGTTATGAAGCCGAGGAGCGTGGCGAGGCCGTGTCCGCCCAACCGGCAACTTCGGATCGGTCGATCTTCCTAGAAGAAATTAACATCGCCAGGATCGCCGATGAGACCGGCTTCGATAGCGTGTGGACCGTGGAGCATCATTTCACGCCTTACACGATGATCACGAACCCGCTGCAATTCCTCACCTACCTCGCCGGCATCACCAAACGGGTTGACCTCGGCACCATGGTCGTGGTCCTGCCTTGGCACAATCCGGTGCGTGTAGCCGAGGACGTGAATATGCTCGATGCACTACTAGGCCCTGGACGCGACATCATCTGTGGCGTCGGACGTGGCCTTGGACGGCGCGAATACGCCGGGCTCAGCGTCGATCAGGCGGAAGCCCGCGAGCGCTTCGACGAAAGTCTTCAGATCCTCAAACAACTCCTCGCCACCGGCCATTGCAGTTTCGACGGACAGCATTTTCAGCTCAAGGACGTGCGACTGCGCCCGCGACCGGAGAGCGACCTCAGCGCCAACTTGTACTGCGCTGGTGGCACCGCCGAGACCGTGCAGATTATCGCGAAGCACGATGTGAGACCGTTGATCATCCCAACCACTTCTCTAGGTAATGCGCTCCTGAATGCCCAGAGCTACATGCAGCTCCGTTGCCAGGCGGGATATGCCCCGTCGGATACGAAGCTGGCGCTCTGGACCTATTGCGCGGAAACCGAGAGCGCAGCGCGCGCGGGTGCCGCACGCTACATGGGCGAGTATGCCGACTCTGCACTTCGGCACTACGAGCTGCTCAGGGGACACCTGGGAAGCATTCACGGATACGAATCCTACGGCG
The DNA window shown above is from Deltaproteobacteria bacterium and carries:
- a CDS encoding LLM class flavin-dependent oxidoreductase, giving the protein MRVGATIFVQNYPDWDRYEAEERGEAVSAQPATSDRSIFLEEINIARIADETGFDSVWTVEHHFTPYTMITNPLQFLTYLAGITKRVDLGTMVVVLPWHNPVRVAEDVNMLDALLGPGRDIICGVGRGLGRREYAGLSVDQAEARERFDESLQILKQLLATGHCSFDGQHFQLKDVRLRPRPESDLSANLYCAGGTAETVQIIAKHDVRPLIIPTTSLGNALLNAQSYMQLRCQAGYAPSDTKLALWTYCAETESAARAGAARYMGEYADSALRHYELLRGHLGSIHGYESYGALSDALRQDADIFRGGFFREHPWGTPDQIIAKAKRLAEAFGTSEIMFIFKYGGMPMKVAEKSMQLFAREVLPALKELNPQPLQPVSGWAPGQAAKSEAASLATPN